One region of Plasmodium vivax chromosome 7, whole genome shotgun sequence genomic DNA includes:
- a CDS encoding DEAD/DEAH box helicase, putative (encoded by transcript PVX_098935A) → MAYIYSNLSDFWTSDDEDDEEVDGTEEDAPSAANAANAVNAANGVNAAEGVEAYDAVKRSGDPPFDDQNYQLSRYALENYDEDPFEKREDVGPNDTYYTGSSPFTNVMESGLNFNINEVMNGLTNNVVDNFSIKSMIEKYDISSFMYNDNLLKYCETGVAINDDSACGEKLSLNENFHFSCFGPVEYVSPPKCGVRGGADGAPAEGDAAKGAVEGAVEGAVEATIEATIEATPPGAAPTQPEVPLTEEPLTGEPLAELPPTELPPTGEPRAGDDKANVKYIRKKWVIEDNHSDVSNFSQNDLLLSYDFELDDFQKRSIKHLNNFKHVFVAAHTSAGKTLIAEHAIAMSIKLNKKAIYTSPIKALSNQKYHEFKNLFKSVGIITGDIKMNVHANCIIMTTEILRNLLYINDNIINNIHCVIFDEVHYVNDNDRGFIWEESIIMLPPHVQILLLSATVPNYLEFADWVGFTKKKEIISISTKKRPVPLLHYIYAYDTIFQIMDEKNKIYSSAFKEIYVKVREKEQGGAHGGGGHGSGGHAGHANHGGQAKHAPSAKRNSHDGKNKQPGGGAGAPSNNQPMAYNEYCKQKRRQKLFANEANMKTEIQKLQALIKKLEQDNKLPVVLFCFSRIKCETYAKSMPHLNFLDNKHKSKVHLFIKESIAKLCTQDRELNQIKILTKLLEKGIGIHHSGLLPILKEIVEILFSKGLIKILFATETFAMGINMPAKSVVFTSIYKHDQLKKRILTSSEYTQMSGRAGRRSSDKYGYVYIYCADKIPDQVQLTEMLMQKAVSLKSKFKVTYNMILKLLINKQINIEKMLFSSFLESCRAVQIPLFKKDLKRKKKLLQNIKQVQCIYANDVKYVSPIESYVQIDCKLKHIGLSLHRKLFTMKSSNAFVIGRVMLLNNIGTLHSSIYGVYLGCDKSSSKKNEKVDFAQNSIFFQSHSAAGEESSERFFFLFILPDFMTYEELLRKMGGDTPNGVKQPGQANRSSVKQSPQTNPSPVKQSPQTNPSPVKQSPQTNPSPVKQPGQANHQNVNMFENYKNLFSKQSAPTGVQIVHHNSFDTDMQKKHFVVCSNVPIEHISIITNAVVVLPNVKTTAILNNPKNMLLYSLELDRLIEKGNFEPFVLTKMLKSLKCEFYSVLINQADYLEALKKSKCYSCNMREKHYELVCKRNNCINDIENIERNINAKSLNLYEDLEGRLDVLRHFSFIDDEHNLTVKGKIASYITLTDEITLTQVIFENLLNNLNPPEIAAVLSCFVAPEKKIEESPDLTVNLQDVKMALTNIHSQFEEFYKIIRLKISSEEHWKLCSFKIMFIAYKWALGVSFAELLEQSELEEGLIVRSILRLDDLCRKVKIAFLYLGNVDLAERLETTCTLLRRDIIFMTSLYLQ, encoded by the coding sequence ATGGCGTACATATACTCCAACCTGTCGGACTTCTGGACCAGCGATGATGAAGACGACGAGGAGGTAGATGGGACAGAGGAGGATGCGCCAAGTGCGGCCAATGCAGCCAATGCGGTGAACGCGGCCAACGGGGTGAACGCCGCAGAAGGGGTGGAGGCGTACGACGCGGTGAAGAGGTCGGGCGACCCCCCATTCGACGACCAGAACTACCAACTGAGCAGGTACGCCCTTGAAAACTACGACGAAGACCCCTtcgaaaaaagagaagatgTGGGGCCCAACGATACGTACTACACAGGCAGCAGCCCCTTCACAAATGTCATGGAAAGTGGCCTCAActttaacataaatgaagTGATGAACGGACTCACCAACAATGTAGTAGACAATTTCTCCATCAAAAGTATGATAGAGAAATATGACATTAGCAGTTTTATGTATAACgataatttgttaaaatattgTGAAACGGGGGTAGCCATAAATGACGATTCGGCATGCGGGGAGAAGCTGTCCCTGAATGAGAACTTCCACTTCAGCTGCTTTGGCCCCGTGGAGTATGTCAGTCCGCCCAAGTGTGGCGTGAGGGGGGGCGCCGACGGGGCCCCCGCGGAGGGAGACGCAGCCAAAGGCGCAGTGGAGGGCGCGGTGGAGGGCGCGGTGGAAGCCACGATTGAAGCCACGATTGAAGCCACTCCCCCAGGCGCCGCGCCCACCCAGCCGGAGGTACCCCTCACTGAGGAACCGCTAACTGGGGAACCCCTCGCTGAGCTACCCCCAACTGAGTTACCCCCAACTGGGGAGCCCCGCGCGGGCGACGATAAAGCCAACGTGAAGTACATCAGGAAGAAGTGGGTGATAGAGGACAACCACTCGGACGTCTCGAACTTCAGCCAAAACGACCTGCTCCTAAGCTACGACTTCGAACTGGACGATTTCCAAAAAAGGTCCATAAAGCACCTGAACAATTTCAAACACGTATTTGTAGCGGCGCACACATCAGCAGGAAAAACGTTAATTGCAGAGCACGCCATAGCGATGTCAatcaaattaaataaaaaggcaatATACACCAGCCCCATAAAGGCATTAAGTAACCAGAAGTACcacgaatttaaaaatcttTTCAAAAGCGTAGGAATCATAACAGGAGATATCAAAATGAATGTCCATGCAAACTGCATCATCATGACGACAGAAATTTTGAGAAATCTACTCTacataaatgataatataattaataatatacactGCGTTATTTTTGATGAGGTGCACTATGTGAATGATAACGATAGGGGATTTATATGGGAAGAATCCATCATCATGTTGCCTCCCCATGTTCAGATCCTACTGCTGAGTGCTACGGTGCCGAATTATCTCGAGTTCGCAGACTGGGTAGGGTTtacgaagaagaaggagatcATTTCCATCTCGACGAAGAAGAGACCCGTGCCGCTGCTGCACTACATTTACGCCTACGACACGATTTTTCAAATCATGGacgagaagaacaaaatttactCCTCCGCTTTTAAGGAGATATACGTCAAGGTTAGGGAGAAGGAGCAGGGGGGTGCGCATGGCGGCGGCGGGCATGGCAGCGGTGGGCATGCTGGTCATGCTAATCATGGCGGGCAGGCCAAACACGCGCCAAGCGCGAAGAGGAACTCGCACGACGGGAAGAACAAGCAGCCAGGGGGGGGCGCCGGTGCTCCCAGTAACAACCAGCCAATGGCGTACAACGAGTACTGCAAGCAGAAAAGGAGGCAAAAGCTCTTCGCAAACGAAGCGAACATGAAAACGGAAATACAAAAGCTCCAGgcacttataaaaaaattagaacaaGACAACAAACTCCCAGTGgtccttttctgcttctcaAGAATAAAATGCGAAACGTACGCTAAAAGTATGCCCCATTTAAATTTCCTAGACAATAAACACAAGTCCAAGGTGCACCTCTTCATCAAAGAATCGATAGCAAAGTTATGCACACAAGATAGGGAGCTTaatcaaattaaaattttaaccaAGCTGCTGGAAAAAGGGATCGGAATACACCACAGTGGGTTACTCCCTATATTGAAAGAAATCGtggaaattcttttttccaaagggttaattaaaattctttttgcCACGGAAACGTTTGCTATGGGAATTAACATGCCAGCCAAATCTGTAGTTTTTACATCCATTTATAAGCATGACCAGCTGAAGAAGCGAATTCTCACCTCGTCGGAGTACACGCAGATGTCCGGCCGAGCGGGAAGAAGATCCTCCGATAAGTACGGCTACGTATACATCTACTGTGCAGATAAAATTCCAGACCAAGTGCAGCTGACCGAAATGCTTATGCAAAAGGCAGTCAGCCTGAAGAGCAAATTTAAGGTCACCTATAACatgattttaaaattgctCATCAATAAACAAATCAATATTGAGAAAATGCTCTTTAGCTCATTTTTGGAAAGCTGCAGGGCTGTTCAAATTCCCCTCTTTAAGAAAGActtgaagagaaaaaaaaagttattgcaaaatataaaacaggTGCAATGCATTTATGCGAATGATGTTAAGTACGTCTCTCCAATTGAGAGCTACGTACAAATTGACTGCAAGCTGAAACATATCGGATTGAGCTTACACAGAAAACTGTTCACCATGAAGAGCAGCAACGCGTTTGTCATCGGGAGAGTCATGCTGCTCAACAATATTGGCACTCTGCATAGCTCCATCTACGGCGTCTACCTCGGGTGCGACAAGAGTAGCAgcaagaaaaacgaaaaagtggACTTTGCTCAgaatagcattttttttcagagcCACTCCGCGGCGGGGGAGGAGTCCAGTGAGAGGTTCTTCTTCCTGTTCATCTTGCCCGATTTTATGACCTACGAGGAGTTgctgcgcaaaatggggggggacaCCCCCAATGGGGTGAAGCAGCCCGGGCAAGCGAACCGCTCCTCAGTGAAGCAGTCCCCACAAACGAACCCCTCCCCAGTGAAGCAGTCCCCACAAACGAACCCCTCCCCAGTGAAGCAGTCCCCACAAACGAACCCCTCCCCAGTGAAGCAGCCCGGACAAGCGAACCACCAAAACGTGAACATGTtcgaaaattacaaaaaccTCTTTTCCAAGCAGAGCGCCCCCACGGGGGTTCAGATCGTGCACCACAACTCATTCGACACAGACATGCAGAAGAAGCACTTCGTGGTCTGCTCCAATGTACCCATCGAGCACATCTCCATCATAACCAACGCGGTTGTGGTGCTTCCAAATGTAAAAACAACAGCCATTTTGAATAACCCCAAGAATATGCTGCTGTACAGTTTGGAACTGGACAGGCTGATAGAGAAGGGGAATTTCGAGCCGTTCGTTTTGACCAAAATGCTCAAGTCCCTAAAGTGTGAATTTTACTCTGTACTTATAAACCAGGCAGATTATTTGGAGGCCCTAAAAAAGTCAAAATGCTACTCATGTAACATGAGGGAAAAGCACTACGAACTTGTGTGCAAAAGGAATAACTGCATTAATGatattgaaaatattgaGCGAAACATCAATGCCAAGTCCCTCAATTTATATGAAGACTTGGAGGGAAGATTGGACGTGCTCAGGCATTTCTCCTTCATTGATGATGAGCATAATTTAACGGTTAAGGGGAAAATAGCTAGCTACATCACCCTGACAGATGAAATTACCCTCACGCAGGTGATCTTCGAAAACCTTTTGAATAATTTGAACCCCCCCGAAATAGCTGCTGTTCTGTCCTGCTTTGTAGcaccggaaaaaaaaattgaagaatcACCAGACCTTACTGTTAACCTGCAGGATGTTAAAATGGCCTTGACAAATATTCACagccaatttgaagaattctATAAAATTATCCGCTTGAAAATCAGCTCTGAGGAGCACTGGAAGTTGTGCagctttaaaattatgtttattGCGTATAAGTGGGCCCTGGGCGTCTCTTTTGCCGAGCTGCTGGAGCAGTCCGAGCTGGAGGAGGGGCTCATTGTGCGGTCCATTTTGCGCCTGGACGACCTCTGCAGGAAGGTAAAAATCGCCTTTCTCTACCTCGGCAACGTCGACTTGGCGGAGCGCCTCGAGACTACCTGCACGCTCCTCCGCCGGGACATCATTTTCATGACGTCGCTTTATTTGCAGTGA
- a CDS encoding hypothetical protein, conserved (encoded by transcript PVX_098940A) has product MADNPNEVEFCSRVIKWQGKNDERKNSQPNERSPKVWLDYYNDVVRDDLKDVKANTLFNVKRDILSKRICPKNKTSALLLHNPFDFNLKKAHQGNEGKGHSGGRSPHNGGRTERKKQINFEDLVWNNELKRYDVKVERADGGQRSKQGEQHKQGKRSGTRRQGANYANCANGTRRSNSCVELDSRAGAISHQRRSGTSQAKDTRLSGAGGLEACQQKNSPVATPAPPVEAPGGRGCVCPGVPPNEYLSGYPSEHPSQHPSANPNERPGAYPTAHPSVYYSADPNSYTSVYPSECHSAYHSGHHRADHIAHQSADPGAFLAAYQRGYHSAQPSTYTSPNYNGAAATYPIAATPNVAHQIEESLKNMILAKSQALKNETMRNNHGENILMVQDEKTGRVKIVANKRIEIGQVIFIEECVLETSILLEHLWETFNSLDNEQRRKLDRICEYMNLGRGHMGGAPTEEVAEADVAAAEELPKPGGNMIDAGAHTTGQGRVISYCRSGEYTHEECSRRMAHGTPTGSQTQNSGEEEKKKLTNGKLVHDLIKFETFTDILKNSFISPKDKTKIMLFQYASLLNHSCFPNASYSYIDINKICFISMRTISRYEEITISLIDELYASIHHRRGKLSEVKNDTCFCNRCSQIVDEERHILCPLCKYSYVRKGGNPKYLENGYHHGGGNVNQWGDVSQSPSLGAFQGGAIQRGQTHKQVMSPHEEKVGTHRGESPSGYASSRKEKVPLQREVTERPYLSPQGGEGITGCYSGRPNKVGGITKKNVKKKEINSEEEPPMRSASKNAKAQSSTYTQKGMSNERIPPWEDTPTGASPPLGQFNMFKFEQGLNIGNLLMLIWDSQNERSEIGSCKFHVNEEAWICDTCGEAVSPCALPIESEENFTKEYNLLRDIISSNQFDSDYTVNTIERSLVYVIGILGEKHWLYASFNYLMADLCFSVCCYSLDNSDWEKYLLKGFNSFQNFLWFIQTRSPHSIHTDLVPLVLKFFLVCIYTCNYRTLYEFARAGFLELIRQKYGPWNIPFMCLYLAFQMCYAHINGTLPICREILLVLANMTRVRIFGELPR; this is encoded by the coding sequence atgGCAGACAACCCAAACGAAGTAGAATTTTGCTCCCGAGTGATCAAATGgcagggaaaaaacgatGAACGTAAGAACAGCCAGCCGAATGAAAGGAGCCCCAAAGTCTGGCTAGACTATTACAATGACGTGGTGAGAGATGATCTGAAGGATGTAAAAGCCAACACACTATTTAACGTGAAAAGAGATATCCTTTCGAAAAGGATATGCCCCAAGAATAAAACCTCCGCTCTGTTGCTACATAACCCTTTCGActttaatttgaaaaaagctCATCAGGGAAATGAAGGGAAGGGCCACTCCGGTGGGAGAAGTCCCCACAATGGAGGGCGCACAGAACGGAAGAAACAAATCAATTTCGAAGATTTGGTTTGGAATAACGAATTGAAGAGGTATGACGTCAAGGTGGAACGGGCAGACGGGGGGCAACGTAGCAagcagggggagcagcatAAGCAGGGGAAGCGGAGCGGTACCCGTAGGCAAGGCGCAAACTATGCAAACTGTGCGAACGGCACCCGGAGAAGCAACTCTTGCGTGGAATTGGACAGCCGCGCAGGGGCCATCAGTCACCAAAGAAGAAGTGGAACATCCCAGGCGAAGGACACTCGTTTGAGCGGTGCGGGGGGGTTAGAAGCATGCCAACAGAAGAATAGCCCCGTAGCAACCCCAGCGCCCCCCGTCGAAGCGCCAGGTGGGCGTGGGTGCGTCTGCCCGGGGGTCCCCCCCAACGAGTACCTCAGCGGATACCCCAGTGAGCACCCCAGCCAGCACCCCAGTGCTAACCCAAACGAAAGACCCGGGGCCTACCCAACTGCTCACCCCAGTGTGTACTACAGTGCTGACCCCAATTCGTACACAAGTGTATACCCAAGCGAATGCCACAGCGCTTATCACAGCGGTCACCATAGGGCTGACCATATTGCTCACCAAAGTGCCGACCCTGGTGCCTTCCTCGCTGCTTACCAAAGAGGATACCACAGCGCCCAGCCCAGCACTTACACAAGCCCAAACTACAACGGTGCAGCCGCGACCTACCCCATCGCGGCCACACCCAATGTGGCACATCAAATTGAAGAGAGCCTGAAAAACATGATTTTGGCAAAATCGCAGGCCCTCAAAAACGAAACGATGAGGAACAACCATGGAGAGAATATCCTGATGGTCCAGGATGAGAAAACGGGGAGGGTGAAAATCGTGGCCAACAAAAGGATCGAAATAGGTCAGGTCATCTTCATAGAGGAGTGCGTGCTGGAGACGTCCATCCTGCTGGAGCATTTGTGGGAGACGTTCAATTCGTTAGACAACGagcagaggaggaagctGGATAGGATTTGCGAGTATATGAATCTGGGGAGGGGGCACATGGGCGGCGCACCCACGGAGGAAGTTGCAGAGGCAGATGTAGCGGCAGCGGAGGAACTGCCCAAGCCGGGGGGCAACATGATAGACGCTGGCGCACACACCACAGGGCAGGGGCGCGTCATTTCCTACTGCCGAAGTGGAGAATACACACACGAAGAATGCTCAAGACGCATGGCACATGGAACACCCACAGGAAGTCAAACCCAAAACagtggggaagaagaaaaaaaaaaattaacgaatGGAAAATTGGTACACGATTTAATTAAATTCGAGACATTCAcagatatattaaaaaactCATTCATTTCGCCAAaggataaaacaaaaattatgttgTTTCAGTATGCCTCCCTCTTAAATCACAGCTGCTTCCCGAACGCTAGCTACTCCTACATAGACATTAACAAGATCTGCTTCATCTCCATGCGGACCATAAGTCGGTATGAAGAAATTACCATCTCGCTAATCGATGAGCTGTATGCCTCCATCCATCATAGGAGAGGCAAATTAAGTGAAGTGAAAAATGACACTTGCTTCTGCAACCGGTGCTCACAAATAGTTGATGAGGAAAGACACATCCTTTGCCCTCTCTGTAAGTATTCCTACGTtaggaaggggggaaatcccAAGTATCTAGAAAATGGGTATCACCATGGAGGTGGTAATGTCAACCAGTGGGGGGATGTTAGTCAGTCCCCCAGTTTGGGTGCCTTTCAGGGAGGGGCCATTCAAAGGGGGCAGACGCACAAACAAGTGATGAGTCCACATGAGGAGAAGGTAGgcacacacaggggggaatCGCCCTCCGGATATGCCTCCtccagaaaagaaaaagttccCCTCCAAAGGGAAGTAACTGAACGGCCATACCTCTCCCCCCAGGGTGGCGAAGGCATCACGGGGTGCTACTCCGGAAGGCCTAACAAAGTGGGAGGCATTACCAAAAagaatgtgaaaaaaaaggaaataaattcTGAAGAAGAACCCCCCATGCGTAGTGCCAGCAAAAACGCTAAAGCACAGTCATCCACGTATACTCAAAAGGGAATGTCAAACGAGAGAATCCCCCCCTGGGAGGATACCCCCACTGGGGCTTCACCCCCATTGGGGCAATTTAATATGTTCAAATTTGAACAGGGCCTAAACATAGGCAACCTGTTGATGCTCATTTGGGACTCACAAAATGAGAGGAGTGAAATTGGGAGCTGCAAATTTCACGTTAATGAAGAGGCATGGATTTGTGACACTTGCGGTGAAGCAGTGTCTCCGTGCGCCCTACCGATAGAAAGCGAAGAAAACTTTACAAAGGAGTATAACCTTTTGAGAGACATCATAAGTAGCAACCAATTTGATAGTGACTACACTGTAAATACCATCGAAAGATCGCTCGTGTATGTGATTGGCATtttgggggagaagcactGGCTCTATGCATCGTTCAATTACCTAATGGCGGACTTGTGCTTCTCCGTTTGCTGCTACAGTTTGGATAACTCAGACTGGGAGAAGTACCTCTTAAAAGGTTTTAATTCGTTTCAAAATTTCTTGTGGTTTATTCAGACGAGGTCTCCGCACTCCATTCACACGGACTTGGTACCCCTggtgttaaaattttttctcgTCTGTATTTACACATGCAATTATAGGACCCTTTATGAATTTGCAAGGGCAGGCTTTTTGGAATTGATAAGACAGAAATATGGCCCTTGGAACATTCCCTTCATGTGTCTCTATCTTGCCTTTCAAATGTGTTATGCGCACATCAATGGCACGCTGCCCATATGCAGGGAGATCCTTTTGGTGCTGGCAAACATGACTCGCGTGCGGATCTTCGGGGAGCTCCCTCGTTGA
- a CDS encoding small nuclear ribonucleoprotein (snRNP), putative (encoded by transcript PVX_098930A), giving the protein MSVGIPIKLLHEGIGHTISVETKAGVLYRGTLLFAEDNMNCLLENVSVVKKDGKQILLEQVYIRGGSVSFMIFPDMLRYAPIFKVNKAKTKTNFATIRRAMEVHARMASKNREAKA; this is encoded by the exons ATGTCGGTAGGGATACCCATAAAATTGCTGCACGAAGGAATAGGCCATACCATTTCGGTGGAGACCAAGGCGGGAGTCCTCTACAGGGGCACATTG CTTTTCGCGGAGGATAACATGAACTGCCTTCTAGAGAACGTCTCCGTGGTTAAAAAGGACGGGAAGCAGATTCTCCTGGAG caAGTGTACATCCGAGGAGGAAGCGTCTCCTTCATGATTTTCCCAGACATGCTGAGGTATGCCCCCATATTTAAAGTGAACAAGGCGAAAACGAAAACGAACTTTGCGACCATTCGGAGGGCCATGGAAGTTCACGCAAGAATGGCATCGAAGAACAGGGAGGCCAAAGCGTGA